The following DNA comes from Pyxidicoccus trucidator.
GGTGGTGAAGCAGCTCGGCGATGGCTCGGGGACTCCGGTCTATGCCTATGCCCGGGGCAATCCGGTGCGGATGACTGACCCGGATGGGCTGGATGCCATCAACAGGAGCTCGGATGACGCGTGGGTCAAGCCCGAGGGCGAGAACTCGCCCTACTGCGTCATCGCAGTGAATGGAAAGGCGACCTGTGGCGTCTCGCGTGACGGCACCACGCCCGTCAAGCTCGCGCCCGGGGAGAAGTACGTCTCACCCACGGGCAGGCAGGATGGCGTGTCCACGTCGGCTCGCCCTGGCGAGGTGTTCAAGACCAAGGACGGGATAGACGCGACGATTCTGCCCGGTGGCAAGGTGGAGGTCAGCCCCACCAGCATTGTCGCCACGGCCGATTCCGTCCTCGTTACCTCTATCGACGTGGGTTCCATGGAGCATGCCATGGCCACTCCACTCGGGGACTTCCTGATGAAGAAGCAGCAGCCCAATCCCGAGGACCCCCATAGTGGAGGATGGAAGAACAGCGACTGGGTCGAGCAACATGGAGGCGCCGGGTGGAAGCCCCTCCTGGAGAAGTCGCGGTCCGACCCCAAGCAGGGGACGAAGTAGGAGAGCGATGCGCACCCGAGAGCACTGCTTGCTGGCGGTCCTGCTGATGGCCCTGGGGGGCAGCAGTTGCTCGGAGTGTCACTTCCTCGGGTACCCGGAGGCGACGACCTTCGCCGCCGGGTACTCCGAAGAGGCCTTCGCGAAGGTGGAGGCGGGCATGAGCCGGGAGGAAGTCACGAAGCTCTTGGGGCAGCCCCTCGGCATCGTCACCTGGGACAATGGCCGGGAGACCTGGGAGTACTCCAAGGCCACCCACGGAGGCGGGTACCAGCAGCGGAACATCGTCTTCTCGGAGCAGGGCGAGGTCCGGTCGAAGGCGGCCAGCCTCGCGGACGACTGACGGGGCTTCTCAGCCCGCTCCCCTTTCCACCGAGGAGGGTGGGGTGGGCTCCACGTAGCGTGCCCGGGGGCGCAGCAGGTGGCCCTGTTCGCGCTGTTCCAGGATGTGCGCCACCCAGCCGGCGGCGCGGCCCATCGCGAAGAGCGTGGCCGCGCTGCCGGGTGGCAGGCCCAGTGCGTACGCCAGCATGACGAGCGCGAGGTCCACCGACGGTGGTGGGTGCCCCGCGTCCCGCATCACCTCCAGCACCGCCCGCGCCACCCTGACCCCGGTCGCCTCGGGCCGCACCGACTGCACGGCCTCCAGCAGCGGTGGCGTCCGCGGGTCTCCATCCGGGTACAGCCGGTGGCCGAAGCCGGGCACGGACTCTCCGCGCCGCAGGCGCTCGTACACCACCTCCGCCGCGCGCTCCGGGCGCCCCACCTCCGTCAGCAGCGCCTCCACCCGGTCGCATGCTCCGCCGTGCTTCGGCCCGGACAGCGCCGCCAGCGCCGCGCTCAGGCACGCGTAGAGGTCCGCTCCCGAGGACGCCGTCACCCGCGCGGTGAAGGTGGACACGTTCAGCTCATGGTCCGCGCACAGCACCAGCGCGCGGTTGAGCAATCCCGGCGCGCGCTTCTCGCGCACGTTCCACGCGGTGGCGAGCGACTCCGCCACCGTCTCCTCCTTCAGGGCCCTGGCCACCCGGCCCGGCGCCGAGGCCACGCACACCCACGCCGCCAGGTGGCGCAGCAGGCGCCGCGCCCGTGCCTTCTCTCCCTCGGGCGGCGCCGCGAAGCGCACCGGGTCCCTGGCTCCCAGCAAGGGCACCAGCGCGGACAGCGCCGCTACCGGCGGGGTGCCCCGGGGGAGCAGCCTCGCCAGCTCCGAGGGTGGGAAGGACGGTTCCGGCGCCGGCCACCGGGTGGGCTGGGCTGGCAGCGTCCCCGTCCACAGCAATTCCGCCACGTCCTCGTAGCCGCGTCCCGCCACAGCCAGCGCCACCGCCGAGTGCCCCCGGTACACCAGGTCCTCGCCGCCCACCCGTGACACCCCGGAGTCGATGACCGGCTCGCCCCACCGCAGCGCCACCGAGGCCACCGCCGCGTGACCCGCCCGGGCGTCGTGCCTTGCCTTCAGGCGCTCCAGGTCCGCGCGCACGTAGCGGTTCTCCTTCGTCCCCGGCTCGGGCACGCACCGCACGAGCCCCCGGCTGACGTACGTGTAGAGCGTCGCCCGCTTCACCCCCAGCAGCGCCGCCGCCTCCGCCGCGGGCACCAGCTCCTCTTCACGTTGATGGTCGAATCGAGATTGAGAGCGACCGCCCTTGCGCCTACTCATGTCTCACACGCCTCCACGGCGCCCATTGTCGACTCGACTGGACTCGCTGTCGACACGTGCACCGGGAGGCCCGGGCCCACGGCCCGGTGAGCGGAGAGGAGCCCTGTCATGCAGGTCGACTTCGGACGCACGTCTTCCGACTACGCGAAACACCGCGCCGGCTTCCCCGACGCCTTCTTCACCCGGCTGGCCCGCGAAGGCGTCCTCAGGCCCGGCCTGCGCGCGGTGGACGTGGGCACGGGCACTGGCACCGTTGCCCGGGGACTCGCGCGACACGGGTGCGCCGTCACCGCGCTCGACGTGTCCGCCCCCATGCTGGAGTCCGCGCGAGGGCTCGCCACCGAGGCGGGGCTGCGCATCGACTTCCATCAGGCCCCCGCCGAGCGCACCAGCCTGCCCTCCAACGCCTTCGACCTCTTCGTCGCCGGCCAGTGCTGGCACTGGTTCGACCGGCCCGCCGCCGCTCGCGAGGCCGCCCGGCTGCTCGTCCCCGGCGGGCGGCTCGTCATCGCCCACTTCGATTGGCTCGTCCCCGCCGGCAGCGTCGTCGAGGCCACCGAGGCCCTCATCGACACCTTCAACCCGGGCCCGCCAGCCGCATACCTGGCGTTCGGCCA
Coding sequences within:
- the bamE gene encoding outer membrane protein assembly factor BamE domain-containing protein, whose translation is MRTREHCLLAVLLMALGGSSCSECHFLGYPEATTFAAGYSEEAFAKVEAGMSREEVTKLLGQPLGIVTWDNGRETWEYSKATHGGGYQQRNIVFSEQGEVRSKAASLADD
- a CDS encoding citrate/2-methylcitrate synthase gives rise to the protein MSRRKGGRSQSRFDHQREEELVPAAEAAALLGVKRATLYTYVSRGLVRCVPEPGTKENRYVRADLERLKARHDARAGHAAVASVALRWGEPVIDSGVSRVGGEDLVYRGHSAVALAVAGRGYEDVAELLWTGTLPAQPTRWPAPEPSFPPSELARLLPRGTPPVAALSALVPLLGARDPVRFAAPPEGEKARARRLLRHLAAWVCVASAPGRVARALKEETVAESLATAWNVREKRAPGLLNRALVLCADHELNVSTFTARVTASSGADLYACLSAALAALSGPKHGGACDRVEALLTEVGRPERAAEVVYERLRRGESVPGFGHRLYPDGDPRTPPLLEAVQSVRPEATGVRVARAVLEVMRDAGHPPPSVDLALVMLAYALGLPPGSAATLFAMGRAAGWVAHILEQREQGHLLRPRARYVEPTPPSSVERGAG
- a CDS encoding class I SAM-dependent methyltransferase; the encoded protein is MQVDFGRTSSDYAKHRAGFPDAFFTRLAREGVLRPGLRAVDVGTGTGTVARGLARHGCAVTALDVSAPMLESARGLATEAGLRIDFHQAPAERTSLPSNAFDLFVAGQCWHWFDRPAAAREAARLLVPGGRLVIAHFDWLVPAGSVVEATEALIDTFNPGPPAAYLAFGQGLGVYPQWFRDIADAGFTGLESFTFDVVVPYTHESWRGRIRANARVGASLPPAEIVRFDAELAALLSERFPQAPLAVPHRVFALMATRP